The following coding sequences are from one Oscillospiraceae bacterium window:
- the rsmD gene encoding 16S rRNA (guanine(966)-N(2))-methyltransferase RsmD, whose protein sequence is MRVISGLKRGTNLFSPVTDKTRPTTDRVRENIFNLIRFYLPDSNILDLFAGSGAMGIEALSQGGKKCVFVDSDKEAYNIINKNITKTRFEDKAEVYKMPFDNYLNSSKEKFDVIFLDPPYHKGLVFEAINLIIKNNLCNDNCIFVIESDSSEEIVIPEGFELLREKVYGRVKVTVIREG, encoded by the coding sequence ATGCGAGTAATATCCGGACTTAAAAGGGGAACTAATCTTTTTTCCCCTGTTACTGATAAAACAAGACCTACTACTGACAGAGTCAGAGAAAATATATTTAATCTTATAAGATTTTATCTTCCAGATTCCAACATTCTTGATTTATTTGCAGGAAGCGGAGCAATGGGGATTGAGGCATTATCGCAGGGCGGTAAAAAATGTGTTTTTGTTGACTCGGACAAAGAGGCTTATAATATTATAAATAAAAATATTACAAAAACCCGATTTGAAGATAAGGCAGAAGTTTATAAAATGCCTTTTGACAATTATCTTAACAGTTCAAAAGAGAAGTTTGATGTAATATTTTTGGATCCTCCGTATCATAAAGGTTTGGTTTTTGAGGCAATTAATCTGATTATAAAAAATAATTTATGTAACGATAACTGTATTTTTGTTATAGAAAGTGACTCTTCGGAGGAAATTGTAATTCCCGAAGGATTTGAACTTTTAAGAGAAAAAGTTTACGGCAGGGTTAAAGTAACTGTTATAAGAGAGGGATAA
- a CDS encoding DNA topoisomerase, whose amino-acid sequence MAKETYDNSSISSLKGADRVRKRPAVIFGSDDLEGCKHAMFEILSNSIDEAREGYGKVIEVRRYLDHSIEVTDYGRGIPVDYNPVENRFNWELVFCELYAGGKYNNMDGENYEFSLGLNGLGSCATQYSSSYMDVTVKRDNTVFSLHFEKGENIGGLKREEAMDKKTGTKIRWLPDLDVFTDINIELEYFITVLKKQAVVNPGLTFKLFDEKEDGTFTQYDFLYKDGMVDYIKEINEGKEFTSIHQVSCERVGKDRSDKKDYKVKMHFAFCFNNHVNLLEYYHNSSFLEHGGSPDKAVRTAFVYAIDKYIKQLGKYGKNDSKITFNDIEDSLILVSNSFSTYTSYANQTKKAITNKFIQDAMTEFLKEQLEIYFVENKQEADKIVEQILVNKKSREQAEKTKLNIKGKLTSKMDITSKINKFVDCRTKDVEKREVYIVEGDSAKGSCVQGRNAEFQAIMPIRGKILNCLKAEYDKIFKSDIIIDLMKVLGCGVEINLKHSKDLSAFDIDKLRWNKIIICTDADVDGFQIRTLILTMIYRLAPTLIEKGKVYIAESPLFEITAGKDTFFAYDEREKTEIINKLTGKYTIQRSKGLGENEPEMMWQTTMNPETRRLIKVMPDDAKKTQEIFELLLGDNIQGRKDYIRDYGMDYMEYLDIS is encoded by the coding sequence ATGGCGAAAGAAACTTACGATAATTCCAGTATCTCTTCTCTTAAAGGTGCGGACAGGGTAAGAAAAAGACCTGCCGTTATTTTCGGGTCGGACGATCTGGAAGGATGCAAACATGCGATGTTTGAAATTCTTTCCAATTCAATTGACGAAGCAAGAGAAGGTTACGGAAAGGTTATAGAAGTAAGAAGATACCTTGACCATTCCATTGAGGTTACAGACTACGGAAGAGGTATTCCTGTTGATTATAACCCTGTTGAAAACAGATTTAACTGGGAACTTGTATTCTGCGAACTTTATGCGGGAGGCAAGTATAATAATATGGACGGGGAAAACTATGAGTTTTCTTTAGGGCTTAATGGTCTTGGAAGTTGTGCGACTCAATATTCTTCTTCTTATATGGACGTTACGGTTAAAAGAGATAATACAGTATTTAGCCTTCATTTTGAAAAAGGGGAAAATATAGGCGGTCTTAAAAGAGAAGAGGCAATGGATAAAAAAACGGGTACCAAAATCAGATGGCTTCCCGACCTTGACGTATTTACCGATATAAATATTGAACTTGAATATTTTATTACCGTACTTAAAAAACAGGCTGTTGTTAATCCCGGACTTACCTTTAAACTGTTTGACGAAAAGGAAGACGGAACATTTACTCAGTATGACTTTTTATATAAAGACGGTATGGTGGATTATATAAAAGAGATAAACGAGGGAAAAGAATTTACATCCATTCATCAGGTTTCCTGCGAAAGAGTAGGGAAAGACAGGAGCGACAAAAAGGATTATAAAGTTAAAATGCATTTTGCATTTTGCTTTAATAACCATGTAAACCTTTTGGAATATTATCATAACTCAAGTTTCTTAGAGCATGGAGGTTCTCCTGATAAAGCGGTAAGAACTGCATTTGTTTATGCTATTGACAAGTATATAAAGCAACTTGGCAAATACGGAAAAAATGACAGTAAAATTACCTTTAACGATATTGAAGACAGTTTAATTTTAGTATCAAATTCTTTTTCAACATATACATCTTATGCCAATCAGACTAAAAAAGCAATAACCAACAAGTTTATTCAGGATGCTATGACCGAGTTTTTAAAAGAGCAACTTGAAATTTATTTTGTGGAAAACAAGCAGGAAGCGGATAAGATTGTTGAACAGATTTTAGTTAATAAAAAGAGCAGAGAACAAGCAGAGAAAACAAAACTTAATATTAAAGGCAAACTTACTTCTAAAATGGATATAACAAGCAAAATCAACAAGTTTGTTGATTGCAGAACAAAAGATGTGGAAAAAAGAGAAGTATATATCGTGGAAGGGGATTCTGCTAAGGGGTCCTGTGTTCAGGGAAGAAATGCAGAGTTTCAGGCTATAATGCCGATAAGAGGTAAGATACTTAACTGCTTAAAAGCAGAGTATGACAAGATTTTTAAAAGCGATATAATAATTGACCTTATGAAAGTATTAGGATGCGGAGTGGAAATAAATCTTAAACACTCAAAAGATTTATCTGCGTTTGATATTGATAAATTAAGATGGAATAAGATTATTATATGTACCGATGCCGATGTTGACGGTTTCCAGATAAGAACTTTGATTTTAACTATGATTTACCGTCTTGCGCCTACACTTATTGAAAAAGGAAAGGTATATATAGCAGAATCTCCTTTATTTGAAATTACGGCAGGAAAGGATACATTCTTTGCCTATGATGAAAGGGAAAAGACGGAAATTATTAATAAACTAACAGGCAAATATACTATTCAGCGTTCAAAGGGGCTTGGCGAAAACGAGCCTGAAATGATGTGGCAAACGACTATGAACCCTGAAACAAGAAGGCTTATTAAAGTAATGCCCGATGATGCTAAGAAGACTCAGGAAATTTTTGAACTTTTACTTGGCGATAATATTCAAGGAAGGAAGGATTATATCAGAGATTACGGTATGGATTACATGGAATATCTCGATATCAGTTAA
- a CDS encoding topoisomerase IV: protein MNFTEKSIVSTLKTNYMPYAMSVIISRAIPEIDGFKPSHRKLLYTMYKMGLLKGAKTKSANIVGQTMKLNPHGDMAIYETMVRLTRGNETLLHPLVESKGNFGKVYSRDMAFAASRYTEAKLESICAEVFKNIDKDTVDFVDNYDGTMKEPSLLPVTFPSILVNANQGIAVGMASNISSFNLREVCEGTIAYLDNPDIDICNYIKAPDFSTGGFIIYEKDQMEEILRTGRGSFKIRSKYQFDKKNNLIEVTEIPYTTSIELIMDKIIELVKAGKLKEINDVRDETDLNGLKIAIEIKRGTDPDNLMLKLFKMTPLEDSFPCNFNVLINEMPQVLGVKEIISAWCDFRINCIKRQTRYEIGVKSQKLHLLNGIKKILLDIDKAVDIVRNTEDDDEVIENLMKGFNIDKVQAEYVAEIKLRNLNKNYILNRLTEIEELKEDLEKLNELLSDVKLIKDYIKDELKEIAKKYGMERKSQILEAGNIEKYSSEEVIEDYNLKIYLTKEGYLKKVPLVSLRAGGEHKLKENDKIVKEFDETNVGELIVFTTKANAYKLKISTITDCKLSQMGEFLKSILECESDEEVIDVFPTYKYKGTFLFAYENGKAAKIPLESYETKANRKKLINSFSLKEKLCKIIYLPEDTDMVMYSNVGKILVFNSASINAKTTRNSAGVNVMTLRKGARLKRISELSKTRLKDPDYYRTKNIPAVGCFQKSEETQISLFGTDGN from the coding sequence ATGAATTTTACGGAAAAATCGATAGTAAGCACACTTAAAACCAACTATATGCCTTATGCAATGAGCGTTATTATTTCCCGTGCAATTCCTGAAATTGACGGATTTAAGCCTTCCCACCGTAAACTTTTATACACTATGTATAAAATGGGACTTTTAAAAGGTGCAAAAACCAAATCTGCCAACATTGTAGGGCAGACTATGAAACTAAACCCTCATGGCGATATGGCAATATATGAAACGATGGTACGTCTGACAAGAGGGAATGAAACTTTACTTCATCCGCTCGTTGAATCAAAAGGGAACTTCGGTAAAGTTTATTCAAGAGATATGGCATTTGCCGCCTCAAGATATACCGAAGCAAAATTAGAGAGTATCTGTGCAGAAGTATTTAAAAATATTGATAAGGATACTGTTGACTTTGTGGATAATTATGACGGTACAATGAAGGAGCCTTCGCTGTTGCCTGTTACTTTCCCGTCAATACTTGTTAACGCAAATCAGGGTATTGCAGTCGGTATGGCGTCAAACATCTCAAGTTTTAATTTAAGGGAAGTTTGCGAGGGAACTATTGCATATCTTGATAATCCCGATATAGATATATGTAATTATATCAAAGCGCCCGACTTTTCTACAGGTGGTTTTATCATTTATGAAAAGGACCAGATGGAAGAAATTCTAAGAACGGGCAGAGGAAGTTTTAAAATAAGGTCAAAATATCAGTTTGACAAAAAAAATAATCTTATTGAAGTTACTGAAATTCCTTATACAACAAGTATTGAACTTATTATGGATAAGATTATCGAACTTGTTAAAGCGGGAAAACTTAAAGAAATAAATGACGTAAGGGACGAAACCGACCTTAACGGTCTTAAAATTGCGATTGAAATAAAAAGAGGGACTGACCCTGATAACTTAATGTTAAAACTTTTCAAGATGACACCGCTTGAGGACAGTTTCCCCTGTAATTTCAACGTACTTATAAACGAAATGCCTCAGGTGCTTGGCGTTAAAGAGATTATTTCTGCATGGTGTGATTTCAGAATAAATTGCATAAAAAGGCAGACAAGATATGAAATCGGAGTTAAGAGCCAAAAACTTCATCTTTTAAACGGTATTAAGAAAATTCTTTTAGATATTGATAAAGCAGTTGATATAGTAAGAAACACCGAAGATGACGATGAAGTTATCGAAAACTTAATGAAAGGTTTTAATATTGATAAGGTTCAGGCAGAATATGTGGCAGAAATCAAGTTAAGAAACCTTAACAAAAACTATATTTTAAACCGTCTTACTGAAATTGAAGAATTAAAAGAAGACTTGGAAAAATTAAATGAACTGCTTTCGGATGTTAAACTTATAAAGGACTACATCAAAGATGAACTTAAAGAAATTGCCAAAAAATACGGAATGGAAAGAAAGTCCCAGATACTTGAAGCGGGCAATATAGAAAAATATTCATCTGAGGAAGTTATCGAAGATTATAATCTTAAAATATATCTTACCAAAGAAGGCTATTTAAAGAAAGTTCCTCTTGTTTCCCTAAGAGCAGGCGGAGAGCATAAACTAAAGGAAAACGATAAGATTGTTAAGGAATTTGATGAAACAAATGTTGGCGAACTTATTGTGTTTACAACAAAAGCCAATGCGTATAAACTTAAAATTTCAACCATTACCGACTGTAAATTAAGCCAGATGGGTGAATTTTTAAAGAGTATTTTAGAATGTGAATCTGATGAAGAAGTTATTGACGTATTTCCGACTTATAAGTATAAAGGAACATTCCTTTTTGCTTATGAAAACGGCAAAGCGGCAAAAATTCCTTTAGAATCCTATGAAACTAAAGCAAACCGTAAAAAACTTATTAACTCTTTTAGTTTAAAAGAGAAATTATGTAAGATTATATACTTACCTGAAGATACCGATATGGTTATGTACTCGAATGTGGGAAAAATACTGGTGTTTAACTCTGCGAGCATAAATGCTAAAACAACAAGAAATTCTGCAGGCGTTAATGTAATGACTTTAAGAAAAGGTGCCAGATTAAAAAGAATTTCAGAACTTTCAAAAACAAGACTTAAAGACCCTGATTATTACAGAACTAAAAATATTCCTGCAGTGGGATGCTTCCAGAAAAGCGAGGAAACTCAGATAAGCCTGTTTGGAACCGACGGTAATTAG
- the coaD gene encoding pantetheine-phosphate adenylyltransferase, which produces MNIAIYPGSFDPVTNGHLDIIERTAAIFDKVIVAILINSNKKPTFTIEERMDMLKAATSHIKNVQIEFFDGLLVDFVKAKGARVIVKGLRAISDFEYEFQMAMLNKSVEPEIETLFMMTSNKYSYLSSSIVKELGRLGASLDDLVPEKIMDNVINKLRKG; this is translated from the coding sequence ATGAACATTGCAATATATCCGGGAAGTTTTGACCCGGTTACCAACGGGCATCTTGACATTATTGAAAGAACTGCCGCAATTTTTGATAAAGTAATAGTTGCAATTCTTATAAACAGTAATAAAAAGCCTACATTTACTATAGAAGAAAGAATGGATATGCTAAAGGCAGCAACGTCACATATCAAAAATGTTCAGATAGAATTTTTTGACGGGCTTTTAGTTGACTTTGTCAAGGCAAAAGGTGCGCGCGTTATTGTTAAAGGGTTAAGAGCAATATCAGATTTTGAGTACGAATTCCAGATGGCAATGCTTAATAAAAGCGTTGAACCTGAGATTGAAACATTATTTATGATGACAAGTAATAAATACTCTTATTTAAGTTCAAGCATTGTAAAAGAACTTGGAAGACTTGGGGCGTCCTTGGATGACCTTGTTCCTGAGAAAATAATGGATAATGTAATAAATAAATTAAGAAAGGGTTGA
- the pheT gene encoding phenylalanine--tRNA ligase subunit beta, whose amino-acid sequence MLLSMNWISDFVDLSGLDKLKLINQFSLSTAEVENEIFFKGSDISGIVVAEIKEVSDHPDSKKLHLLKVDAGDGKLTDVVCGAPNVRVGMKTAFAKVGAKIGEIEIAPRALAGYTSFGMCCSEKELGISDDNSGIMDLPLSFENGKDLKEIFDIEDIIFEVDNKSLTNRPDLWGHYGIAREFAALSGRQLKPLDTVDLSKYDNLPKIDMKIEDNLCQRYSSIQVENIKEKVAPYNMRIRLFYCGMRAINLLADLTNYMMLEMGQPMHAFDSRKVEKIRIKRFDKPFKFTTLDGVERNIDENTLMICNDNTPVAIAGIMGGLDSEIVSDTTRLTLESATFDAASVRKSTVRLNHRTDASMRYEKSLDPEMTVPAIARFIKLLTDIDPEVKVVSSLTDEYAKKYDIINLTFSKKFVDKYTGIEISNDTILKTLTSLGFMAECENDEFKVTVPSYRATKDVTMKADIIEEITRIYGYDNFDVNTAKAPLYPVRADILKSDEDNIKDILVKRYSLHELHSYVWTYNDEYKALGIDVCDNIKLQNATNPNIETIRNAIIPTQLCQVKYNTGYAQDFGVFEIGRVVDGVDKDNMCIEKKNLAITLFSKTKGIEEIYLKLRDIIATIVDDIKHKEVSFKKEEVTESYQHIKNLNGIYADGIRLGNMGIVHPTVSKKIDKKASIVFLEIDMEILASLKNESITYKEPSKFPEMEIDLSFVSDKFEPIGNAIKTENCDLIKKVTVTDTYLDESGKSITVRMLFSHPERTLTREEVMEVAESIIERLAKENILLKS is encoded by the coding sequence ATGTTATTATCAATGAATTGGATATCAGATTTTGTAGACCTTTCCGGTCTTGACAAACTAAAACTTATAAATCAGTTTTCTTTATCTACTGCAGAGGTAGAAAATGAAATTTTCTTTAAAGGAAGCGATATTTCAGGAATAGTTGTCGCTGAAATTAAGGAAGTTTCCGACCATCCCGACTCTAAAAAACTGCATCTTTTAAAAGTTGATGCGGGAGACGGAAAACTTACTGATGTTGTCTGCGGTGCTCCTAATGTAAGAGTGGGTATGAAAACTGCTTTTGCCAAAGTGGGTGCTAAAATAGGCGAAATTGAAATTGCACCGCGCGCACTTGCAGGTTACACATCTTTTGGTATGTGCTGTTCGGAAAAGGAACTTGGTATAAGTGATGACAACTCAGGAATTATGGACCTGCCATTATCTTTTGAAAACGGTAAAGACTTGAAAGAAATTTTTGATATAGAAGATATTATTTTTGAGGTTGACAATAAATCTTTAACAAACCGTCCTGACCTTTGGGGGCATTACGGAATAGCAAGAGAATTTGCAGCACTTTCAGGAAGACAGTTAAAGCCTCTTGATACGGTTGACCTTTCAAAATACGATAATCTTCCGAAAATAGATATGAAAATTGAAGATAATCTTTGCCAGAGATATTCCTCAATTCAAGTAGAAAACATAAAAGAAAAAGTTGCGCCATACAATATGAGAATAAGACTTTTCTACTGTGGTATGCGTGCTATAAACCTACTTGCCGACCTTACCAACTATATGATGCTTGAAATGGGTCAGCCAATGCATGCTTTTGACTCAAGAAAGGTTGAAAAAATAAGAATTAAACGTTTTGACAAGCCTTTTAAATTCACAACTTTAGATGGAGTGGAAAGAAATATTGACGAAAACACCCTTATGATTTGTAATGATAACACACCTGTTGCAATCGCAGGTATAATGGGTGGCTTAGATTCAGAAATAGTTTCCGATACCACAAGGCTTACTCTTGAATCGGCTACTTTTGATGCTGCATCTGTAAGAAAATCTACAGTAAGACTTAACCACAGAACCGATGCTTCTATGAGATATGAAAAGAGTTTGGATCCTGAAATGACAGTTCCTGCCATAGCAAGATTTATAAAACTTTTAACAGATATTGACCCTGAGGTTAAGGTTGTATCATCGCTTACCGATGAATATGCAAAAAAATATGATATTATTAATCTTACTTTCTCTAAAAAGTTTGTAGATAAATATACAGGTATTGAAATTTCAAACGATACAATTTTAAAAACACTTACATCTTTAGGATTTATGGCAGAATGTGAAAATGACGAATTCAAAGTTACTGTTCCGTCTTACAGAGCAACCAAAGACGTTACAATGAAAGCGGACATTATAGAAGAAATAACAAGAATTTACGGGTATGACAACTTTGATGTAAACACTGCAAAAGCACCTCTTTATCCTGTAAGAGCGGACATTTTAAAAAGTGACGAAGATAATATCAAGGATATTTTAGTTAAAAGATATTCTCTTCACGAACTTCACTCTTATGTGTGGACATATAATGACGAATATAAAGCACTTGGCATTGATGTTTGCGACAATATAAAACTTCAAAATGCCACAAATCCTAATATTGAAACCATAAGAAATGCAATTATTCCTACCCAACTTTGCCAGGTTAAGTATAACACAGGCTATGCGCAGGATTTTGGTGTGTTTGAAATAGGAAGAGTTGTTGACGGTGTTGATAAAGACAATATGTGTATTGAAAAGAAAAATCTTGCAATAACACTGTTTTCAAAAACTAAAGGTATTGAAGAAATTTATCTTAAATTAAGAGATATAATTGCAACAATTGTTGACGATATTAAACATAAAGAAGTTTCGTTTAAAAAAGAAGAAGTAACTGAGTCCTATCAGCATATAAAAAATTTAAACGGAATTTATGCTGACGGTATAAGGCTTGGAAATATGGGAATTGTTCATCCGACTGTTTCTAAAAAAATAGATAAAAAAGCATCTATCGTATTTTTGGAAATTGATATGGAAATTTTAGCATCGCTAAAAAATGAAAGTATAACATATAAAGAACCATCAAAATTCCCTGAAATGGAAATCGACTTATCATTTGTATCAGATAAATTTGAGCCGATAGGAAATGCAATAAAGACTGAAAACTGTGACCTTATTAAAAAAGTAACGGTTACTGATACTTACTTAGATGAAAGCGGAAAATCGATAACTGTAAGAATGTTATTCTCTCATCCTGAAAGAACACTTACAAGAGAAGAAGTTATGGAAGTTGCCGAAAGTATAATCGAAAGATTAGCAAAGGAAAATATTTTGCTTAAATCTTAA
- the pheS gene encoding phenylalanine--tRNA ligase subunit alpha, translated as MSAKVNELRDALILKLQSVSCMEDIESIRVEYLGKSGLITGLLKGMKDLSIEEKKDFGGKVNELKNEASELIGKKTEELKQKEILAELEKMPEIDVSMPLNLERGSYHPITLVQRECEKIFKSMGFTVEDYSEVVTDYECFESLNIPKHHPARDMQDTYYLTNGQLLKSQTSAAQNAIYKKYKDSLINDNIPIKAIFPGRCFRNEATDACHENTFFQMEGVMVDKDISISNLIFFMKKMLSEVFKKDIKVRLRPGFFPFVEPGFELDISCLICGGEGCPSCKHSGWLELCPCGMIHPEVLKAGGIDPEEYTGFAFGLGLTRLAMMKYGVKDIRDLNSGNLKSLAQFTFDD; from the coding sequence ATGAGTGCAAAAGTTAACGAATTAAGAGACGCTCTTATTTTAAAACTTCAGTCAGTATCTTGTATGGAAGATATTGAAAGCATAAGAGTGGAGTATCTTGGAAAAAGCGGACTTATTACAGGTCTTTTAAAAGGTATGAAAGACCTTAGCATTGAAGAAAAGAAGGATTTTGGCGGAAAAGTAAACGAACTTAAAAATGAAGCAAGTGAACTTATCGGCAAAAAAACAGAGGAATTAAAACAAAAGGAAATTTTAGCAGAGTTAGAAAAAATGCCTGAAATAGATGTGTCAATGCCTCTTAATTTAGAAAGAGGTTCATATCATCCTATAACTTTGGTGCAAAGAGAATGTGAAAAAATATTCAAGTCAATGGGATTTACTGTTGAAGATTACAGCGAGGTTGTTACCGACTATGAATGTTTTGAATCTTTAAATATTCCAAAGCATCACCCTGCAAGAGATATGCAGGATACTTATTATCTTACAAACGGTCAGCTTTTAAAATCGCAGACATCTGCAGCGCAGAATGCGATATATAAAAAATATAAAGATTCACTTATAAATGATAATATCCCGATTAAAGCAATTTTCCCGGGCAGATGTTTTAGAAACGAAGCAACTGATGCCTGCCACGAAAATACTTTCTTCCAGATGGAAGGGGTTATGGTAGATAAGGATATATCTATTTCAAATCTTATATTCTTTATGAAAAAAATGCTTTCCGAAGTATTTAAAAAAGATATAAAAGTAAGACTTCGCCCCGGATTTTTCCCGTTCGTTGAGCCTGGTTTTGAACTTGATATAAGTTGTTTAATCTGCGGAGGAGAAGGGTGCCCTTCCTGTAAACATTCAGGTTGGCTTGAACTTTGCCCCTGCGGTATGATTCATCCTGAAGTTTTAAAAGCAGGAGGAATTGACCCTGAAGAATACACAGGCTTTGCGTTTGGTCTTGGACTTACACGTCTTGCAATGATGAAATACGGTGTTAAAGACATCCGTGATTTAAACAGCGGTAACTTAAAGAGTTTAGCACAGTTCACATTTGATGATTAG
- a CDS encoding IreB family regulatory phosphoprotein has product MSETRLIEKFKEEKDPKYIIDTVFNALKEKGYNPISQFTGYLLSGDPTYITSHNNSRVLVSSLERDEILEVLIKHYLGEE; this is encoded by the coding sequence ATGAGCGAAACAAGACTAATAGAAAAATTCAAAGAGGAAAAAGACCCTAAGTATATTATTGATACAGTGTTTAATGCACTTAAAGAAAAAGGTTATAATCCAATAAGTCAGTTTACCGGCTACTTACTATCGGGAGACCCGACTTATATTACAAGCCATAATAATTCAAGAGTTCTCGTAAGTTCTTTGGAAAGAGACGAAATTTTAGAAGTTCTTATAAAACATTACCTTGGAGAAGAGTAA
- a CDS encoding BMP family ABC transporter substrate-binding protein: protein MKKFISLLLLIVFCFSLSGCEYYESTRKVSCTTYANEIFNGAQNHETYNGLRAHASNLRVSYFENLNEDEFASNFNIIINEGHDFIWCLEKGGKDEVVKQAKNYPEVNFGIIDVKLDNVPQNVVTISFREEEGGFLAGYIAAKSSKNGIIGFVGENNNPITKKYACGFIAGANYASKLMGTPVQTEFLNIENEYDKQSAKLAALSLYNDFGCDIIFHALQTGGHGVIEAAGECEKLVIGSGTDQASYDHEHVLVSIIKNTKFAMSNVMDSYVERELEFGKNYEFGMSDRLISLSKTNILLDKKVNNEAREIRDSIAKGNIKVPSNDEELKDFLEKN, encoded by the coding sequence ATGAAAAAATTTATATCATTACTTCTTTTAATTGTTTTTTGTTTTTCTCTTTCAGGATGTGAATATTATGAAAGTACAAGGAAGGTGTCCTGTACTACTTATGCCAACGAAATATTTAACGGCGCGCAAAATCACGAAACTTATAACGGACTGAGAGCACATGCATCAAATTTAAGAGTTTCTTATTTTGAAAACCTTAACGAAGATGAGTTTGCAAGTAATTTTAATATAATAATAAACGAAGGCCACGATTTTATATGGTGCCTTGAAAAAGGCGGGAAAGATGAAGTTGTAAAACAGGCAAAAAATTACCCTGAAGTTAACTTCGGAATTATTGATGTTAAACTTGACAATGTTCCACAAAATGTTGTTACTATATCATTCAGAGAGGAAGAGGGCGGATTTTTAGCAGGTTATATTGCCGCTAAATCTTCCAAAAACGGTATAATCGGTTTTGTAGGCGAAAACAATAACCCCATAACCAAAAAATATGCATGTGGTTTTATTGCCGGTGCAAATTACGCATCGAAACTTATGGGAACACCTGTTCAGACTGAATTTTTAAACATTGAAAACGAGTATGATAAACAAAGCGCAAAACTTGCTGCACTTTCTTTATATAACGATTTCGGATGTGATATTATTTTCCATGCACTCCAGACTGGAGGTCACGGCGTTATTGAAGCTGCGGGCGAATGTGAAAAACTTGTTATAGGCAGTGGAACTGATCAGGCATCCTATGACCACGAGCATGTACTTGTAAGTATTATAAAAAATACAAAATTTGCTATGAGTAATGTAATGGATTCCTACGTTGAAAGAGAACTTGAATTCGGGAAAAATTACGAATTCGGTATGAGTGACAGATTAATTTCTCTTTCTAAAACCAATATCTTACTTGATAAAAAAGTAAACAACGAAGCAAGAGAAATAAGGGATTCTATTGCAAAAGGCAATATTAAAGTACCTTCAAATGACGAAGAATTAAAGGACTTTTTAGAAAAAAATTAA